In one window of Musa acuminata AAA Group cultivar baxijiao chromosome BXJ3-2, Cavendish_Baxijiao_AAA, whole genome shotgun sequence DNA:
- the LOC135630739 gene encoding probable polygalacturonase: MLLRYGPPSSAKILVNKYTVADESARFGLRVNVGSLRSSELDDEVAVASVRDACWHWSSSGRLIAHPCMLDGDPWVEMLAAREWSFACKNGPPRVILDFGPFDEQVLIILVLWTVVTTAFIGIAEGHRHHRQAGGATEQEAFHYAAAGARGCRAHVASLTDFGGVGDGVTSNTAAFAAAVANLSKVAYDGGAMLVVPAGRWLTGPFNLADHFTLFLDHDAVILATQDINEWPIIDPFPSYGRGRDAVGGRYSNLIMGYNLTDVVITGNNGTIDGQGETWWKMFRNKELNYTRGYLIELMYCKQVLISNITLVNSPSWNVHPVYSSHVIVSGITILAPVNSPNTDGIDPDSSSNVRIEDCYIVSGDDCIAIKSGWDEYGIAFNMSSKHIVIRRLTCISPTSAVIALGSEMSGGIQDVRAEDITAIHSESGVRIKTTIGRGAYVKDIFVRRMNLHTMKWVFWMTGTYGQHPDDKFDPKAIPVVQNISYSNVVAENVTMAAKLEGIPGAPFTGICIYNVTAEVVKSKKPIWNCTDVEGVSSHVTPTPCAQIPEYPDRITHCPFPEDDLPVNGVGLEECNSSRRWLTWDNWALSESSTKSNDTVSGSKWGVDDFSAVDGGNSGVHRDR; encoded by the exons ATGCTCTTGCgatatggccctccttctagcgccaaaatattaGTGAATAAGTataccgtggctgatgagtcagcacggtttggtctacgggtcaatgtcgggagccttCGGTCGAGTGAGTTGGATGACGAGGTGGCCGTGGCCTCGGTAAGGGATGCTTGTTGGCATTGGTCAAGCTCTGGCCGATTGATAGCTCATCCTTGCATGTTGGATGGCGACCCCTGGGTTGAGATGCTCGCGGCTCGCGAGTGGTCGTTCGCCTGCAAAAATGGCCCTCCTCGGGTGATCCTTgactttggccccttcgatgagcaa GTGTTGATTATTTTAGTGCTGTGGACGGTGGTAACAACGGCGTTCATAGGGATCGCTGAGGGCCATCGCCACCATCGGCAGGCAGGTGGTGCGACGGAGCAAGAAGCCTTCCACTACGCAGCGGCGGGGGCAAGAGGATGCCGGGCCCACGTGGCCAGCCTGACGGACTTCGGCGGGGTGGGCGACGGGGTGACCTCCAACACGGCGGCCTTTGCGGCGGCCGTGGCCAACCTCAGTAAGGTGGCGTACGACGGCGgcgcgatgctggtggtgccggcCGGCCGGTGGCTCACTGGGCCCTTCAACCTCGCCGACCACTTCACCCTCTTCCTCGACCACGACGCCGTCATCCTCGCCACTCAG GATATCAACGAGTGGCCGATCATTGACCCTTTCCCCTCCTACGGTAGAGGAAGAGATGCGGTTGGGGGTAGATACAGTAATCTCATCATGGGATATAACCTAACCGATGTGGTCATAACAG ggAATAATGGAACTATCGATGGACAAGGTGAAACCTGGTGGAAAATGTTCCGTAACAAAGAACTCAATTACACTCGTGGATACCTCATTGAATTGATGTACTGCAAACAAGTGCTGATTTCCAACATTACATTGGTTAACTCTCCATCGTGGAATGTCCATCCAGTGTACAGCAG CCACGTAATCGTCTCAGGCATCACAATTCTTGCACCGGTCAACTCTCCCAACACTGATGGGATCGATCCAG ACTCATCCTCCAATGTCCGCATTGAGGACTGCTACATAGTCTCAGGCGATGACTGCATCGCCATTAAAAGCGGTTGGGATGAGTACGGGATTGCATTCAACATGTCAAGCAAACACATAGTGATCAGACGGCTCACCTGCATCTCCCCCACGAGCGCTGTCATCGCCCTGGGAAGCGAGATGTCGGGAGGAATCCAAGATGTCCGGGCCGAAGACATCACGGCCATCCACTCCGAATCCGGCGTCAGGATCAAGACGACCATCGGAAGGGGAGCTTACGTGAAGGACATATTCGTGAGAAGAATGAATCTGCACACAATGAAGTGGGTCTTCTGGATGACGGGCACCTACGGGCAGCACCCGGACGACAAATTTGATCCGAAAGCCATTCCGGTGGTGCAGAATATCAGTTACAGCAACGTGGTGGCCGAGAACGTGACCATGGCCGCGAAGCTGGAGGGGATTCCCGGCGCGCCCTTCACCGGAATATGCATCTACAATGTGACGGCGGAGGTGGTGAAGTCGAAGAAGCCGATTTGGAACTGCACCGACGTGGAGGGCGTATCGAGTCACGTGACGCCCACACCCTGTGCGCAGATTCCGGAATATCCAGATCGTATAACGCATTGCCCCTTCCCTGAAGATGATCTACCTGTGAATGGTGTTGGGCTAGAGGAGTGT AACTCATCTAGGCGTTGGTTGACCTGGGACAACTGGGCCCTGAGCGAGTCGTCCACCAAGTCAAACGATACGGTGTCAGgctcgaagtggg